The following are encoded together in the Halopseudomonas salegens genome:
- a CDS encoding IS256 family transposase, whose protein sequence is MSKPTFDIDAALQALRDGQDLTGKDGILTPLIKQLTEAAMQAELDNHLAKEATPNRKNGTTGKTMKGPVGSFELKTPRDRSGTFEPQLIKKHQTHLTDELERKILALFALGNSYQDIRAHIAELYDIELSNGTINAVTDKLLPELQAWRERDLEVIYPIVWLDAIHYKIKENGRYVSKAIYTILALNIEGKKELLGLYLSDQEGAHHWLSVLTDLYNRGVKDILIACVDGLKGFPEAIESIYPKTEIQHCVIHQIRNSLKYVASKNQKAFMADLKPVYKAATLNAAEIALDELEAKWGEKYPMVIKSWRGKWPTLSAYFKYPDYVRTAIYTTNAVEAVHRQFRKLTKTKGGFASENALLKLLYAGILKASERWTHPVQNWNLTLSQMAIHFPERLDEYISL, encoded by the coding sequence ATGAGCAAACCCACATTCGACATTGACGCCGCCCTGCAAGCCCTGCGTGACGGCCAGGATTTGACCGGTAAAGACGGCATTCTCACGCCGTTGATCAAGCAACTCACCGAAGCCGCCATGCAGGCTGAGTTGGACAATCATCTTGCCAAAGAAGCCACGCCGAACCGCAAGAATGGCACGACCGGCAAGACCATGAAAGGCCCCGTCGGCAGCTTCGAATTGAAGACGCCCCGTGACCGCAGCGGCACCTTCGAGCCCCAGCTTATCAAGAAACACCAGACGCACCTGACCGATGAGCTGGAGCGCAAAATCCTGGCCCTGTTTGCGCTCGGCAACAGCTACCAGGACATCCGCGCTCACATTGCTGAGTTATATGATATTGAGCTGTCCAACGGCACCATCAATGCTGTCACCGACAAACTTCTGCCAGAGCTACAGGCATGGCGAGAGCGTGATCTTGAAGTCATCTATCCAATTGTCTGGCTTGACGCCATTCACTACAAAATCAAGGAAAACGGGCGTTACGTCAGCAAGGCCATCTACACCATTCTCGCCCTGAACATCGAGGGAAAGAAGGAGCTGCTTGGCCTGTATCTGTCCGACCAGGAAGGCGCCCATCACTGGCTCTCCGTGCTGACAGACCTCTACAATCGTGGCGTTAAGGACATCCTGATCGCCTGTGTAGATGGCCTGAAAGGCTTCCCGGAAGCCATCGAGAGCATTTACCCGAAAACGGAAATCCAGCATTGCGTGATTCACCAGATACGCAACTCGCTGAAGTATGTCGCATCGAAAAACCAGAAAGCCTTCATGGCTGATCTGAAGCCCGTCTACAAGGCTGCAACGCTGAACGCCGCAGAAATCGCACTCGATGAACTGGAAGCCAAATGGGGCGAGAAATATCCAATGGTGATCAAGTCTTGGCGGGGCAAATGGCCGACCCTATCGGCCTACTTCAAGTATCCCGATTACGTCCGCACTGCGATTTACACCACCAATGCGGTGGAGGCTGTGCATCGCCAGTTCCGCAAGCTGACCAAGACCAAGGGCGGCTTTGCCAGTGAGAACGCCTTACTGAAGCTGCTCTATGCCGGTATACTTAAGGCATCCGAGCGCTGGACCCACCCCGTTCAGAACTGGAACCTGACGCTGTCACAGATGGCCATCCACTTCCCCGAGCGCCTGGACGAATACATCAGCCTGTGA